AGCTTCTTCAGGGTGTTGTCCCTCCTAAGCCCACCCACGGGTCCTGCAGGGGTCACCTGGGGTACTCACAGGCTCCACAGATCAGCCTGCTCACCGTTGTACTTCTTGCTCATGAGAATCTCTGGGGCCGTATAGGCCACAGAGCCACAGAAGGTGCTCAGCAGAGAGTTCTTGAGCCCCACCCAGTTGGCAAAGCCAAAATCTGCACACAGTGTACCGGCAGGGCGGGGCAGGGAAACACAGGTGATGAACAGGTTGGGGAGAGTAGGTTCAAGAGGACATCTGTTAGGATAGTGGGGTTTGCGGAAGGAGGGAACTTGGACTGTATGTTGTAAGAATGAGGGAGAAACTAGCCAGGGGCTCTTGTGGACGTAGGTCAGTGGGTTTAGGCTATAGGTAGGAGATGAAGGTCAGGGCTGGGTCATTATTGGGGGCAGGTGTCTGTGTGGGACAGGCAGAAGTTGGGAGGTAGGAGTCCAGAATTAAACTGGATTGATGGAGCAGTGTGAGCTCACCTGTCAGCTTTAGGAAGCCCTGGTCATCCAACAGGATATTTTCACATTTCAAGTCCCTGTGGGAGAACAGAATGTGGGGCTGGGCTCAAGTGGGTCAACAGATACCCAGCTAGGCAGATAGGCCAGATGGCACCCTCACCTGTGCACAATGCCAACATTGTGGCAGTGGGCCACGGCACTGACCAGTTGCCAGAACAGCCTTCgggcctcttcctcctccagcccTGGGCAACATCGGAGGTCTGACACTGCATTGATATGCTCCAACAGGTCACCTCTAGCTGCCAACTCTAGTACCAGGTAGGAGCGCTGGCTGTTCTGGTAGGTCTCATACAGCTGAACCTAGCAAACACCCCCCCGATACTCCATGTATACGGTCATCCTGAGGAAGGCTGGGCCAAGAGTTCTGGGAATGTCAGACATGCTAGCTCTCAGGTGCAGGGTGAGAGACGGCTCTTCATGCAAGGACGAAAAAGAGATTCCAAGTGGAAAAGAGGGACATAGGATAGACAGCAGGCATGGTAAGGACCGTCTTACTATGTTCATGTGCTTGTAGGTAGCGTTGAGTGATAAAATTTCCCGGGGCAGGAACTTTCTGGAGTACTCTGCTGGGGCTTCAGCCATGGACACAATCTTAATAGCCACCTGAGGAAGATGTAGTGTTCAACTGTGTGTAGACTCCTTAGAATGGGCCCACTGTTATTTATACACATTGCTCAACGGGCAAGCAATATCCTTGGACGGATAGTGCCTGCCTCACATTGTGTCCTGGGTGCATATATGTTTGAGGGGTTGGGAAGCTGAGAAGAAATGGGACTTAGGAGGGAGGTCCTATAGAGGAAGCTAGGAGAACTAGAAAGTACCTGAAGGAGGTTAGGACAGGCCCACTGGAACCAGGCTAGGGTACCCCGAGGAACCCACAGAGAAGGTGTCAGGCCTGGCTCACCATAGTGTGGCGCTTGCCCCGCAAGTCAGAGGATAGCCTAAGGTTGTGCTTCAAGCGATCACGTGTTGCATAGGCCAGGTAGACCTTGGAGAAAGCACCAGATCCAATCTTCTTTGAGGAGAGCAAGTAGCCATTGTTCATGCATTCTCGAACCTGTTCTATGAACACCTTCTGATCCAACTTGCGCCGGCTGTTGCTCCTCATGGAAGGCAGGGTGCCACAGAAATGGGCTTGGTGGGCCAGCTTACTGCCCGTGAGCCAGGGAAAGGGACACAGCTGAGGTCTAACTTGTTTCTGAGGGCAAGGGACTGGGGAAGCAGAAGGCCAGGAAGGACCTGCTGCCCCTTGGAGAAAAAAGTCAAGTTTCTGAAGACTTAATGGGTTTTAGGCTAAGAGTGTAGGTTGAGAGCCTCAGGAGGAGGCTTCCACAGCTCTGGATTGATTGGAGAGTAAAGACTCCAAAGGACTGGGTGTAGGTTCTAGAATAGAAGGTTCTAGAAATGCACTTGCATTGTGTCCTCAAAGGTATCATCTTAAGCACTGTCATCTCTGAGGCTATCTTACTGGATTCACCCTCTCCAGTGCTGTGTTCTCCTTTTGTGGGATGAGAACACATATGAAGAGCTAGCACCAGGATGAGGCTTCTGTGGGCCACTTTGAATAGAAAGGCCTTTTCATTAGTTTGAGAGAGAATGGTGGTGGGGACACCATGGGGGCTTTGCATCTCCTGGAGCTGAGGCGACAGGTGGCTGTGAACCACCTGATCTGGATGCTGTAAACTAAACTTGGGTCCCTTGCAAGAACAGAATGTGTTCTTAATTCCTGAACCATTTTTTCCAGCTCCTATACAAGGTCTTTAAAGAAACTATGAAGGTTAAGTCTTCTAAGGATATCAAGAGGTCAAAAGAGATCAGCTGTTGTGTCATACTTTGAGGAGATACCAACCAAGGTCATTGCTAAATGAGTCAGGAATGGCAAGAGTCCAGGATCCTCTAATCTGGTCTTCCTCtactgcagtggttctcaacctgtgggtctcaacccctttgagggtgtcaaacaaccctttcataggagtcaccaaagaccatcagaaagcacagatatttacattatgattcataacagtagtgcaactacagttatgaagtagcgatgTAATGTCATTTTTGAGAATTCTagaatttttgtttcctttaaaaaaaaaaacaaaacacagacataTTACAAGAACACACTCTCTTTTTAGTCCCAGGTGTAGGGATGCAGGACACTTCGACTGTCTGCAGCAGGTGAccatgatttgcctcatgctttaGCAGAGGCagggttttgccagctgcagataatttctgcAATGGTGTGACACTTGGAATTTtgagaacttttcagagggtacataAATGTGAGGGCCCCCCAAGAGGTGGGGTGACTAGTTGTTGGCCATTTAGGGAGGTTGGTTATGGTTTGTTAGTAActgtggtcaaagaagaaacaaaag
The window above is part of the Arvicanthis niloticus isolate mArvNil1 chromosome 13, mArvNil1.pat.X, whole genome shotgun sequence genome. Proteins encoded here:
- the LOC117719345 gene encoding testis-specific serine/threonine-protein kinase 5 gives rise to the protein MRSNSRRKLDQKVFIEQVRECMNNGYLLSSKKIGSGAFSKVYLAYATRDRLKHNLRLSSDLRGKRHTMVAIKIVSMAEAPAEYSRKFLPREILSLNATYKHMNIVQLYETYQNSQRSYLVLELAARGDLLEHINAVSDLRCCPGLEEEEARRLFWQLVSAVAHCHNVGIVHRDLKCENILLDDQGFLKLTDFGFANWVGLKNSLLSTFCGSVAYTAPEILMSKKYNGEQADLWSLGIILHAMVSGKLPFKEHQPHRMLHLIRRGPIFRPGLSPECRDLIRGLLQLHPCERLDLQQVAAHCWMLPAEHMLSVLGAPREQEHPWSAIAPDNTKPDRDTRYTRSKGSSPSSGRISPRRASLAQLCSTWKPAPEQ